In one window of Bemisia tabaci chromosome 4, PGI_BMITA_v3 DNA:
- the LOC109032280 gene encoding uncharacterized protein: MASGGETALRRSLLRAVKHRRNGSAMGPLRKRHCFIFLCSLAIVTIYHVQKEIFRPRLERLVYYEGTESPEESVTCRFPILHPFEKSILHLISVAPPVRCPQRNLVLTQIDRDGRLGFNRTALQLLGYDEDASSLDCYYQEISRAPEDDFNVIYGEKVPLTDTHIPTEDFIYVECDHRLTRIPVYRNFHAYARRHPSVRRFKDDLELGVSVIGIDSMSRLNFMRQLSESYRLLTERMNATVMLGFNKVGENTWPNVMAMLTGRESPPYPHNSYQGWPFIWNEFREAGAATIYAEDLPEFNMFDYLASGIKEQPTLHYMRTFWLAVEASFLYKTSATYCLGPTPKHIIFFDYLLSFLRAYKDSPVFMFSLFNELSHDYVNTVGALDGDLTALLRTGLEEGLFNRSVVIVLGDHGNRIDPIRVTFVGRIEDRMPMVSVVVPEWFPRVYPEWKTRLARNRKRFTASHDLFATFRDVLATLTHDPNTLNRNERTPAENQEFLSLRHLLGPLRTEAPHLFDFFTQDTHGISLFQTIPEDRDCPAAGVPPIFCTCEENKKDVDVDDAQCHDAAQKVVDHFNSVVLRNLTTLCARQTLKQVIFCRRSPSLAMDLTIATEPGGGIFEATTSRQGLGPDIPRINTYGSQANCLPRATLAAAPILKGVCYCV; the protein is encoded by the exons CAATCGTGACAATATACCACGTCCAGAAAGAAATATTCCGTCCAAGACTAGAAAGACTGGTGTATTACGAG gGCACCGAGTCACCGGAGGAAAGCGTAACCTGCCGATTTCCAATTTTACATCCGTTCGAGAAGTCCATCCTTCACTTAATAAGTGTGGCCCCACCCGTAAG GTGCCCGCAGCGGAACTTGGTCCTAACGCAGATCGACAGGGACGGTCGACTAGGTTTCAACCGGACGGCCCTGCAGCTTCTGGGCTACGATGAGGATGCATCGAGTTTGGACTGTTACTATCAGGAGATCAGCCGGGCTCCCGAGGATGACTTCAACGTCATCTACGGCGAGAAGGTGCCCCTCACAGACACCCACATCCCCACCGAGGACTTCATCTATGTCGAGTGCGATCACAGACTCACCAGGATACCCGTCTACAGGAATTTCCATGCCTACGCCAGGAGACACCCCAGTGTGCGCCGCTTCAAG GATGACTTGGAGTTGGGCGTGTCGGTGATCGGAATAGATTCCATGTCTCGGCTCAACTTCATGCGGCAGCTCTCCGAGTCGTACCGGCTCTTGACGGAGAGGATGAACGCCACCGTCATGTTGGGCTTCAACAAAGTCGGGGAGAACACCTGGCCGAACGTCATGGCAATGCTCACCGGCAGAGAGTCCCCGCCGTACCCGCACAATTCCTACCAG GGCTGGCCGTTCATCTGGAACGAGTTTCGGGAAGCTGGCGCAGCGACGATCTACGCCGAGGACCTACCGGAGTTCAACATGTTCGACTACTTGGCCAGCGGGATCAAAGAGCAGCCGACTTTGCACTACATGCGGACCTTCTGGCTCGCCGTCGAAGCCTCCTTCTTGTACAAAACTAGCGCAACCTACTGCCTCGGCCCCACGCCCAAACATATCATCTTCTTCGACTACCTCCTGTCTTTCCTGCGAGCCTACAAAGACTCCCCTGTTTTCATGTTCTCCTTGTTCAACGAGCTTAGCCACGATTACGTCAACACTGTCGGG GCGCTGGACGGCGACCTGACGGCCCTGCTGCGAACTGGTCTGGAAGAAGGTTTGTTCAACCGGTCGGTGGTGATAGTGCTGGGCGACCACGGGAACCGGATCGACCCCATCCGAGTGACGTTCGTCGGGCGGATCGAAGACCGGATGCCCATGGTCTCCGTCGTCGTCCCCGAGTGGTTCCCCCGGGTCTACCCCGAGTGGAAAACCCGCCTCGCCCGCAACCGCAAGCGATTCACTGCCTCCCACGACCTCTTCGCCACCTTCCGCGATGTCCTCGCCACCCTCACTCACGACCCCAATACGCTGAATAG GAATGAGAGAACGCCGGCGGAAAATCAAGAGTTCCTGTCTCTGCGGCACCTCCTGGGGCCGTTGCGGACGGAGGCTCCTCACCTGTTCGACTTCTTCACCCAAGACACCCACGGGATCTCCCTCTTCCAGACGATCCCCGAGGACAGAGACTGCCCGGCGGCCGGTGTCCCTCCAATTTTCTGCACCTGCGAGGAGAACAAGAAAGATGTCGACGTCGACGACGCCCAATGCCACGACGCAGCTCAGAAA GTCGTGGACCATTTCAACTCGGTGGTGCTTCGGAACCTGACGACGCTGTGCGCGCGGCAGACGCTGAAGCAGGTGATCTTCTGCCGGAGGTCGCCGAGTCTGGCGATGGACCTGACGATCGCGACGGAGCCCGGCGGTGGGATCTTCGAGGCGACGACCAGCCGCCAGGGACTTGGCCCGGACATCCCGCGCATCAACACCTACGGCTCGCAAGCCAATTGCCTCCCCAGAGCTACCCTAGCAGCTGCCCCCATCCTCAAGGGGGTCTGCTACTGTGTCTGA